The following coding sequences lie in one Rutidosis leptorrhynchoides isolate AG116_Rl617_1_P2 chromosome 6, CSIRO_AGI_Rlap_v1, whole genome shotgun sequence genomic window:
- the LOC139852326 gene encoding peroxisomal membrane protein 11D-like: MSTLDVARTELALAVLYLNKAEARDKICRAIQYGSKFVSNGEPGTAQNVDKATSLARKVFRLFKFVNDLHGLISPTAPGTPLPIVLLGKSKNALLSTFLFLDQIVWLHRSGIYKNKDRAEIIGRVSLFCWMGSSVCTTLVEIGELGRLSKSMKKLDKELKGTDKYKNEQYRAKLTKSNERSLALIKAAMDIVVAAGLLQLSPKKITPRVTGAFGFATSLISCYQLLPSPPKSKSS; the protein is encoded by the exons ATGAGTACACTAGACGTTGCCAGGACAGAACTTGCTTTAGCTGTTCTTTACTTGAACAAAGCTGAAGCCAGGGACAAGATATGCAGAGCAATACAATACGGGTCTAAGTTTGTGAGTAATGGTGAGCCAGGCACTGCACAAAACGTTGACAAAGCCACTAGCTTGGCCAGGAAAGTTTTCCGTCTTTTTAAG TTTGTCAATGATTTGCATGGTCTTATCAGTCCAACTGCTCCCGGGACTCCCCTTCCAATTGTTTTACTGGGAAAG TCAAAAAATGCGTTGCTTTCAACTTTCTTGTTCCTTGACCAAATCGTTTGGCTCCATAGATCAGGCATTTACAAG AACAAAGATCGTGCAGAAATAATTGGCAGGGTATCTCTTTTCTGTTGGATGGGCTCTTCAGTCTGTACTACTTTAGTTGAG ATAGGAGAGCTTGGGAGGCTTTCAAAATCAATGAAGAAATTGGATAAGGAACTCAAGGGTACAGACAAGTACAAG AATGAACAATATCGTGCGAAACTTACTAAATCAAACGAGAGGTCATTGGCGTTGATCAAAGCAGCCATGGATATCGTGGTTGCTGCTGGACTTCTTCAGCTGTCTCCTAAAAAGATCACTCCTCGTGTTACAGGAGCCTTTGGATTTGCCACATCACTCATATCTTGTTATCAG TTGCTTCCTTCACCACCCAAGTCGAAATCATCTTGA
- the LOC139852683 gene encoding F-box protein PP2-A13-like, whose amino-acid sequence MGANSSLLTPEDSNHPSKLKLGDIPESCVALVLAHLDPPEICKLARLNRAFRAASSADFIWDVKLPSNYQYLVNEYLIENPSKLGKCEIYAQLTRPIPFDSRNKEFWVDKRTGGVCLSISAKALSITGIDDRRYWNYIPTNESRFRTIAYLQQIWWLEVEGDIDFRFPSGTYSLLFKLRLGRYTKRPGRRLSNQEGVHGWDIKPVQFQLTTQDGQHAVSKCFLENTGNWEYHHVGDVVIDDSNVSTKIKFSLTQIDCTHTKGGLSIDSVLICPSNLVKEFRALLL is encoded by the exons ATGGGTGCTAATTCATCACTACTAACTCCAGAAGATTCAAATCATCCATCAAAACTTAAACTTGGTGATATTCCTGAATCATGTGTAGCTCTAGTTTTAGCACACTTAGATCCACCCGAAATTTGCAAATTAGCAAGATTAAATCGAGCATTCAGAGCTGCGTCTTCTGCTGATTTCATATGGGACGTTAAATTGCCGTCCAATTATCAGTATTTAGTCAATGAGTACTTAATTGAAAACCCTAGTAAATTGGGGAAATGTGAAATTTATGCTCAATTGACCCGACCCATTCCTTTTGACTCACGAAATAAG GAATTTTGGGTGGATAAGAGGACCGGAGGTGTTTGTTTGTCGATTTCTGCAAAGGCATTGTCGATTACCGGAATTGATGATCGGAGATACTGGAATTATATTCCGACCAATGAATCAAG ATTTCGTACGATTGCGTATCTTCAACAAATATGGTGGCTTGAGGTAGAAGGAGACATAGACTTTCGGTTTCCATCTGGAACGTACTCCTTATTATTCAAGCTTCGGCTCGGTAGGTATACAAAACGACCTGGCAGGCGATTGTCAAACCAAGAGGGTGTTCATGGTTGGGACATAAAACCGGTCCAGTTCCAACTCACAACACAAGATGGTCAACACGCAGTTTCAAAGTGTTTCTTGGAGAACACGGGAAACTGGGAGTACCATCACGTGGGAGATGTTGTTATCGATGACTCAAACGTGTCAACGAAGATAAAATTCTCGTTGACACAAATCGATTGTACACATACGAAAGGTGGTCTATCAATAGATTCAGTACTTATATGTCCTAGTAACTTGGTTAAAGAGTTCAGAGCTTTATTGCTATAG